One bacterium DNA segment encodes these proteins:
- a CDS encoding AAA family ATPase: MIRKQEFTQDERDKISPKQMCYIILNNLNKLDNEPEKIKVIVDRFEELNDRDYNCPLRVFSEPFNKVYKFYKIHKHFPDMDWISVNLENFDIQRGYKNYSQDIYYSVVNYLDVQIVRLYANRLGDNENLSIENLDKTIEVMTSYKNKSNSSESMLLSGADIMKIPKREYIVGDILFPKRAFSVVYGEAGTGKSLFLFDLAYSLAEGKEVLGKYKSEPKKVLIIEGDQSAEFIQERIELLGYDFNNENVKFISAFCSTPAYKLIDKDILLSLVRDINLFKPDVVIIDTVMSVFGCDLSKQIDVDPIISTLKTMVDENNMHIILSAHPRKRATGEKRKKLDQSDLMGSSIFQNLAYQMLGMEKIYDDKDNQVESTCVIRCTKSGSGYPAPFIQKILVTEDNKRRIEYDYDISLYEDSFTQKTECVKEDGLLEKVRNTLTRNRDKDIDEKITSFYLTSTFGSGRTQMSKIINILVEEGLLYKEGNGKNTYYKYVKELPEDIKDLSESQVGIDPEDDFNND, encoded by the coding sequence ATGATTAGGAAGCAAGAATTTACACAAGATGAGCGTGATAAGATTAGTCCTAAACAAATGTGCTATATTATTTTAAATAACCTTAATAAATTAGATAATGAACCTGAAAAAATTAAAGTTATTGTAGATAGATTTGAAGAACTAAATGATAGGGACTATAACTGTCCTTTAAGGGTATTTTCTGAACCTTTTAATAAAGTTTATAAATTTTATAAAATACATAAGCACTTTCCCGATATGGATTGGATCTCTGTAAATTTAGAAAATTTTGATATTCAAAGAGGTTATAAGAATTACTCACAAGATATTTATTATTCTGTTGTAAATTATTTAGATGTACAAATAGTTAGACTATATGCAAATAGATTAGGTGATAATGAAAATTTATCTATTGAAAATTTAGATAAAACTATTGAAGTTATGACTAGTTATAAAAATAAAAGTAATAGCAGCGAAAGTATGCTGTTGAGCGGTGCAGATATAATGAAAATACCTAAAAGAGAATATATTGTCGGAGATATATTATTTCCTAAAAGGGCATTCTCTGTTGTATACGGGGAAGCAGGGACAGGTAAGTCGCTATTTTTATTCGATTTAGCATATAGTCTAGCTGAAGGTAAGGAAGTCTTAGGCAAGTACAAGAGCGAACCTAAAAAAGTATTGATAATAGAAGGCGACCAGTCTGCGGAGTTCATACAGGAACGTATAGAATTGCTCGGATATGATTTTAACAATGAAAATGTAAAATTTATATCTGCATTCTGTAGTACACCTGCTTATAAGTTAATTGATAAGGATATATTACTTAGTCTAGTAAGGGATATTAATTTATTTAAGCCCGATGTAGTTATAATTGATACGGTTATGTCTGTTTTTGGATGTGATTTATCTAAGCAAATAGATGTTGACCCAATTATATCTACTTTAAAAACTATGGTAGATGAAAATAATATGCATATAATTTTATCGGCACACCCAAGAAAAAGAGCTACAGGAGAAAAAAGAAAAAAATTAGACCAGTCCGACTTAATGGGATCTTCTATATTTCAAAACTTAGCATATCAAATGTTAGGAATGGAAAAAATATATGATGACAAAGACAATCAGGTAGAAAGCACCTGCGTCATTAGGTGTACAAAAAGCGGTAGTGGGTATCCTGCTCCTTTCATACAGAAAATATTAGTCACAGAGGACAATAAAAGAAGAATTGAATATGACTATGATATAAGTTTATACGAGGATTCGTTCACTCAAAAAACAGAGTGTGTGAAAGAGGATGGTCTTTTAGAAAAAGTCAGAAATACCCTTACACGTAATAGGGATAAGGATATTGACGAAAAAATCACTTCGTTCTATCTTACGTCCACTTTTGGTTCGGGGCGAACGCAAATGAGTAAAATTATTAATATTTTAGTAGAAGAAGGGCTTTTATATAAAGAAGGTAATGGTAAAAATACATATTATAAGTATGTAAAAGAATTACCCGAAGATATAAAGGATTTATCTGAATCACAGGTTGGTATTGATCCTGAGGATGATTTTAATAACGATTAA